The DNA segment aataaaaaggataattttatgaataacaaataactacaaacatctgtttatgaaaagcttcaaaatgctgcagtttccagagaaaatgctaaacgttgcggttatataaacctaaccaaacactatatttcatgcggtttggaatgaaacgctaaacgctcatctGAAAAGccgaaacaaacaccctcttagtCATTCAATAACTTTTTATAATAGAGTATTTCAAAATTATCAACTCCAAATCTGATGGGTAATTACTTAAATAAAATTCAATATTACTATCATCGATAGATCTTGTAGTTTCTtctttatttagttttttaatCTATTTCTTTACATGAGTGGTTGTGTTTTGTCTTTCTATAGAAGTGTTATCATGTTTTCATTTGTGGAGCAACAAATATTTTTTGTCTATCATTATATAAATCTGGTTCATTCAAAGATCATAAAGTTATTCTACTATAAATTGGAGTAGTGTATTTCTTGTTGTTGTGAAAAAAAACAGCACCAAAACTGTTTGCTATTACTCTATCACGatctataatattaaaaatgtaTATTTAAGTTCTGTCGTACACTTCTGAATggtaagtttttatttatttagattgAGATGTAGTATTTttccaataaataaaataattatctttcttctttaagaaaaattattaattatagtatttattaattatttttcagtTAAATTTTAATggaataaggtgtaaaaatacccttaacgtttacacctaagagtaattttacccctaacgtttaaaatgttttacccttaacattggcaACCAAGGACAATTTTACCTCTAgcgttgacaagttgggtcaattggaGAATTTATTCATTAACTTGTCTTTTCAGTcttgaatcttgtcatctacatttcacatgtgcgtcttttttatcattcattagtaacaaatcacaaacatatgattaaacgtaaaattaaaaaaattgaaaaaatatattgtatctggtacgagttggataaaaaaattaaaaatttcaccgaatttaaaaatattaattttcaattctattattaaattacaaaaaatataaaatcattttTAGAATCAATTTACGTGCAATTATAATgtagaataaggaataaaatatctgtattttttaataatatctaaaattgatccaacttgtcaactttataggtaaaattgctcttatcTAAATAGTAAAATTACACGACTTTAAaagttaagagtaaaattactccAATCTATAAAGGGTTATCTCAATTTTAATTTATCTTTtccaatttttatattattttgctAGCAATAGGTGTAGTTGAAAGCCTCTCCTAAAATTACACACAGCCAATCATACACTGTTTTACACGTGAGAAAAAGCAGGAAAAAGAAGATAGTAACGATGTCGTTTTCACTAACAGAATACCCGCGTAAACAGAGTTGGATATAAATCTGGCCGTCTTCTGGTTACTCTTCCTTCCTTCCCCCATATTCAATACTCTGTGTTTCGTTTCTCTGCCGATTTCTCTCTTCTCCTGTTCGTTCCAACTATCTCAAGGTAACTCTCTTTCTCCCAAATCTTTTCAATGTCATTTTGGATTTCAGCTTTATAACCTCAATCATGGATTACCTCATGATTAGAGCTACACCTTCaacactttttttcttttctaattttgctgatatattttaattagaaggAGAATCGAGTACTTGATGGATCACCGAGTGTAAGGTcatttgattttatttgtttgtgcTTCGAGATTAGCTTATTGAAGATCATGATTAGAATTCTACACTTCTGTGATCGTGTCTTTCCTCAAAAATATTTTATGCTTCAACACATGGCTTTTACTTtccaattttagaatttttttcgGTTCTGATCGTTTCAACTTTTCTATCTCTACGGATGTTCGGAAGCTGTTTTATTGTAggtctccttttttttttttttttttttttattctgtttCCTAAATTTCTAGGGAATGACCTTATTAAAGTTTGGTGTGTTGTGGTTAGATTTTTATTCGCTTTTATATTGATCCGCGACTGGATTAAGCTAGTTGGGTTTCACGAAATTGCATGCTAGCTTCATTTCAAGGCTATTTTTGGGGGCCAATATAGGTGTTCTGTTTATTGATGAAATTTGACTAAGAGACTCTGAAAATATAAATCATTTTCAACTTTTCAGTGGAATTTACTAGAATCATAGTGGCAGTCATAGTTATTAAGTTTCTTCCTTTATTTAGAATGATTTATTTGTTTGAATCCGACTCAAAGTTGAAACCCCTAAACACTTCTCCAACCACAGACAATATCAATCCTGAGCCACTTGTAATGCTATTGATTTACATGGTATCATGTGAGCGACAGTCCCGTCCCTTGATAATCCCTTTTGTGCAAGAATGCATTTCTATTCTCAATCATGTACAACATTTGATTGTCAGAGCTGAAGTTTTGGTTGCATATGACCAGAGAGATATATTTTGGATATAATGACAGTAATTTGAAAACACTCCTCATTCCTTATTATGTTGCTGGATTTTGACATTGTTTCAAAATTTCATgattattattctattttttctaATCATAAAATTTATGGTTGCACTGATATATGAAGATGCCGGCTGCAAGGCCCAATGTATCTGATAAGGATGGTGAACCATTTGTTGAAGTTGACCCTACTGGGCGGTTTGGGCGGTATGATGATTTGCTCGGTGCTGGTGCTGTGAAGAAGGTTTACAGGGCGTTTGATCAAGAGGAAGGTATAGAAGTGGCCTGGAATCAAGTGCGACTGAGGAACTTCGGTGAAGATCCAATTCTCATGAATAGGCTTCGCTCGGAGGTTCAGTTGTTGAGATCATTAAAAAACAAGTACATCATTGTTTGCTACAGTGTCTGGTTGGATGAAGAGCATAGCAAACTGAATTTCATTACCGAGATTTGCACGTCTGGAAATCTAAGAAACTACAGGAGAAAGCATCGCCATGTCTCCTTGAAAGCCTTGAAGAAGTGGTCAAAGCAGGTCCTTGAAGGTTTGGTGTATCTCCATACACATGACCCATGCATTATTCACAGAGATCTGAATTGCAGTAACATCTTCGTCAATGGGAACATCGGCCAGGTAACTATAGTTAGTGTTGTGTTTCTGCATTATCTTATTATTTTGTTGAGGTCACGTATGTCCATGTAATGGTCTGCACTGATATTTACCTAgtgaaattatattatttatgccTACCATATCACAGTTTGTTGTAGAATCACAGAAATAAGAGTTGGAAGTGACAAGTATAGTCTTTTGGATTTTGTTTGTATTATCAGGCGACCTTCTGATTCCAGAAATTGGCAGACTATTGGTTGAGGCAATGAGGCAGAATGAAATTATGGTGTTTCTTTGAAAAATTTGAGTTGCAGATTCATTGTATGTCCCTCTGGCCAGCTTCTATAGAGTAGCATATCCTAGGATCTAGAACTAAACAAAATTTTATGGTCTCTAGTTTTGGATTTAAGAGTCTTTTGGGATCTACAAATGTAGGAATGAAAATACACACTAGTATAACTTGTCCTAATAGAGttggaattttaaaaatttgatGTCCTATTATGGATTGATTGTTTGTATAGGTGAAAATTGGTGATCTTGGGTTTGCAACAATAGTGGGGAAGAGCCACGCAGCGCATTCAATCATAGGCACACCAGAGTTCATGGCACCAGAGCTGTATGAGGAAGATTACACTGAGTTAGTGGACATATACTCATTCGGAATGTGTTTGCTGGAGATGGTTACAATGGAGATACCGTACAGTGAATGTGACAGTGTAGCGAAGATATACAAGAAAGTAACAACAGGAGTAAAGCCACAATCCTTGAACAATGTAGAGGATCCAGAAGTGAAGGCTTTTATTGACAAGTGCATAGGTGAGCCTAAGGCAAGACCTTCAGCATCTGATCTTCTCAGAGATTCCTTCTTCTCTGAACTCATTGATAATGAGACAGATGTCACACACCCAGATGCTTGACAACAATCTAACATCACCCATGCATTACATATAACTCAAGTGGGTTAGTGGACATAACATGCCTTTGAATTAGTGCAAATACTACTAATAATTCTCCCTTTCCAGTACTTTTCTACTTTGAAATATATCCTGTGTAAATAAGTACCTGTGGTAATGCCTTCAGAGAGGGTAGATAATACAAGGATTTCAATGCAAATCTGTTCCACTCGGTAATTGTCTGCTGCTAATTTTCATATTTCTTTTTGTGATGAGTATTACCTTTTCTTCCATTAAGGCTTTTTAGTTTCAGATATAGttgtttttagggttaatttaaaataaaaaataaaaattgtggtTTCACATTTTCTCAGATCCGTacctgtgattttttttttccctaaAAATAACATTGTGGTTTGCACCGTTAGCAAAATCAAGATAAATAGCTTGACACCGTTAGATTGCTGATGTGCCAGGAGtacttttgtaaaaaaaaatacattgaaAAGTCGAAAGAccattctcttcttcttcttcgtatCTACCGTGATTGATCGGACAATATTACACTTCTTAGATTGAACAGTTAGACTATTAAgtaaattgaaataaaagaaaaacaatttgATAAAGTAATCAAGAAATACCAAATATATATAGAACTGGCAGAACACAGTTAGAATAAGTAGTTCGTAGTTATTCACTTGTTCAAAAGCATGATTTTTAAAAGTATCTTCCTATTAAAATTCACCCGAGTCAAGTCTCATGTTTTCCCATGATCCATTAATCACTTACCAACTAAGTCTTCTTTCATGTCTCCAATCCTAGCATAAATGTAATTAGTAAGTTTTCTACTTCTTACTCTAAGTGTCTTTGCAATTAATTAGCTTTGATATGAATGGGCCAGTTTTGTACATTAAGTTCATCATTAACTAATCTTTTACTAATAATTATGCATTTAAGAACAAGGAGAATGGCATAGCCCTTGGTTGGTTTGCAACCTACTTCTCCGTGGAACCGGTTATCAATGGAGCAATAAGCCATATATAAAGAAATAGGATACAAAAAGTAGTTGAAGAAAATAAATGGTCAAATTAATTATGGTTCTTTATAAGCTGaaattgtctttatatagaagtaaagaaaaactaataaattattacaATTTACATGAAGTAAATTGAATCTATCCAAATCTGCTTCTAAATCAGGATCTTCCTTGCAGAGATTGCATTTTGCAAACCTTCTGCAGCATTGTTTGGTTCAACACCAATTAGATACAAAAGCTACAAATTTTcacattattttattaatctTAGAGCAAGTGGATCATTCACTCAAGTGCTGGAACAGGTGCAATGTCATCTTTCATTCTCAAAGCTATCAAAGAAAGAAGATGAGTTGAgatgaaatgaataaaatattcattTAGGGGTTGCATCTACTTTTTGTTTTGTCTGAATTTCAAAGTTCTTTGGATCAGTTCAATGCACTAATCACATTCATGCTTCCATTCCATGATTTTTCTTCgattttcctcattttttatGAGAATATCTAAAATGGGCACAAACAGTCTTTGATCCTgcaaaacagaaaagaaaagaagtatGCCCTGAACAATATTCTATTGTCATAGAACAACCATAAAATAACTTGATATAACTAGTATATAATTTCCTCTCATCATGTTTCTTGTCACTCAAATGCCACTTGTTAGCTTGGATGCTTGAGGGTAAAAGGTGACTTTTCTAGATGGGGACGCGTGGTTTGTCGTACTAACATTTTTGTTGGTGTAATTATGATGGAGCACTAAGAAAAATTATGACGGTTTGAAGGGCATATATATTATAGATCGTTtcattggtttattttccctaGTGAGATGATCGTGCACtcattttggaattttttttggaaagaTGGTTTGTTGCTCTTCCCTTGTTTCTGTATTCTCTAAAAAGACACTTGTTCTCTTAATAGTAAGTAGTTACCTTTTTTGttcttattatttttctttttcactttttttcttTGACTTGCTTTATAATGGATCACAAGGAAGTGTTTTTAGCTTGCAAGAATGCATTGAAAAGGTCTGTTGCTAATCCTAAACCCCTAATCAGCACATCGAAGAAATGTATATCACAAGGTATAGGGTCAGTTGTCTTTAATACCAAAAAGGTATAAATTGTTATTTTGATGGAATGATTCATAGAAATTGAAGTTGAAATTGATTCTTGAGGAAATTATGGTGATTTTTTGGTTTAATAGATATTGTAATGGAAGGGTTTACATAAATTGAAGTTGGCTTTGATTCTTGGTGAATTCTTGGTTTAATTGGTATTTTAATTGAAGGATTTATAATTGATATTCATACTTTAAATGTTTATTATGGAAAAAAATGTTTAATATCCATCAGGAGTAGTCCGGGCAGGTGTTTCGGTATTAAAAGACCATGTTCGCGAGGAACATGTTGTTGGAAATTGGTGCATGTATGTTTTTATGTGCATAATAAATGAAGCATTTAATATCAAGAAGATGGAGGATTATGCTTTGAACCTAGTCAAGAAGTGAAAAGGTTACCTTGATCTCTACAACACattaattgaagattaatattacGAAGCATCACATTCTATTTATAGGGTTCTTTGttcctataaatagaggctCCATATTTCTGGAGAATTAAGGGAGAAGAGTTGTAAAAGGCTGAGAGTGTTTGCTTAGAAGTATTGCAGGAATTCTCGCTATAATTGTGTGTGTGATCAAAACTGAGTAGGGTGTACTTGGGTTTTGGGTAGTGAGTGAGTGATTGAGTGTTGTAATACTTGTACTCCATTCTCCTATAATGCAAAGAGCTTCTTGCAGTAGCTTTAATGATTAGCCACTATTTTGTGGTGAACCTTGTAAAAATTCTTGTGTTCTTTCTTGTTTGTTCATTTCTATATTCCGTGTTTTATTTCCGCGTTTTGTCGTTGTGTTCTGGAAGAGGAATTTGGTTTTGTGAtcgtttattttataaattcctAACACATGTCATGTGacacagtctaaagacctatcggatatggcagcgaagtgttgcaTAAGACCATAGAGGATTAAGCAATGTTAAAGAGACATAACGAATATGTTTATGTATTATGGATTGATTTATGAGGGCATATACTCGGTTTTGGATACAATATTGAAGTTTGATTTGaactttaattttaataaagtgtttgtataataatttttatgttttgattatattttatatacgAAGATATTGGTTATAGTTATGGTTTAGTGGGTTAATCgaataaaatgttatttacaaGTTATAAAATTTAAAGTTTGATTTGGTTAATGTTATTTATAAATGTATACGTGTAGCTATTTTAAGTAAAACTAGTTTCTATAATTGatagttgcttactgagatttctgtatcatattttcaaatgttttaatgttgtTAGGCGAAGAAATACGAGGTACTGAATGAGGTATTCGACAGTAAGACGAGGATAAGATATGGAAATGATCGTTCAAGTTGTCTTTAGAATATTGCATatcattctctctctctctctctctctcttatatatatatatatatgtgtgtgtttaGTGAATAGTTGGGGACTTGAGTTGCCACGTTTGAAAATGTGCTCTTAGGTAAGAAATGTTTATTAGGTGTATTAAAGTTGAATTTGATGCCAATGTAACCCTGAAGGGTTAATTGAATTGTGATATGCATAATTTTTTGGTTTGAAATGTTGAACGATGGTATTAATTTGTGAGTTTGGATGGGTGCAAACTTAACATGTTAGAATTGCACGTATTTTCTATGTTTCAAACTCTTTttagcaaaaagaaaacaaatggATTCGATCTAGAACTTATAAGTCATTTTTCAACCTATTCTAGGGAGAACCAtctattaaaatataaaagtaagaTCGAACCAAGCTTGTTCATTTATAATCAAGTTTGTTCATGAATTTATAATCGAGCTTACTCGTGAACTTTCGATCGAAATTTCGTCGTTATCAAACTCGGCTCCTTTATAAATTGAATCGAACATGATTGAGCCTTGATCGAACCAAATATTGAGCCATTCATGAATGGCTCGGCTCATTTGGAGCCCTAATTGTAAATCCATATGGTCTGAAATTATTGATGATTATGATTGCATGTggatatttttacaaaattaatcACTCTTAAATTTAGACTTAGTAGATGTAAGtgttaaaataattataattatcacATATTAATGTGTACCTAAAAATATGATGATCCAAAGAGgaagtattatatatatagagagagagaataGTATTATAGTATTTCAAGTAGAggttattaataaataaaaaagcgAATTGGGATTGAAGAGTAAAGTTGTAAAAAACTGGAAAAGTTACCATTCTACGGGTCTGAAGGAACTCATATCATTGCTTCTAATCTAAGAAACCCCATTATCTAATATCTATGCCTGCCTTAATATTAAAAACCTTTGTTTCCTCACCTCTATACATTCATAATTACAACTTTATCCCATTAAATATTTCTGCAAATTAATTACCAATTAAAGTTAGTTTAAATGGTTAAAGAACTCAAATTGCTTAAACTAGGTTTTGAGTTCAAGTCCTAGCGTACGTAAAGACAAAGATTCCACCTAAAATGTGTCTAGTGAATCTCGGTCTGAGAAATTGCACAAActatataagaaaaaaaaaacttaaattaattaaatagttTTTCAACTCCCAAATTATACAAGTTTGATTTAGTTAGGGTGTGAATATACTAACTTTTCTACACAcgtgttatatataaaatatatatattggtcATAGATAACATAAACTATGCGTATACTTTTCCTAATAAAATTCATTTTGtggaattaataaataaataaataaattggaaGAGGAAATTAAGAATAATTAAGGCAAGAAGGCGTGGCGTGTTGGGAGTTAGTCATAATATAATATGTTCCAATTCAATCCAAAGCTTCATCCGCACTTCATCTACAAGCTGCCTGCCTATTTTATtcccctttctctttctctttctatttctatttctatagtTTCGAAATAATTTGTAGTAATGTTTTTaaataatatcaattttattcTTACATAAAAACAAGTGTAGCATGCATAATGTAATGGACGAGGTTAAAAATGTTGCAGTAGAATTGAACCTTACACCACTCGAGGAACGTTGTTGAAGCCTTAAAAAATGGAAATCGATTTGTTCACTCGTGTGCATTTTGACCTTTGACTAGtatatattctaatataaatatatgcaATGCACACAATCTTGTACCCACTGGATTTTGGAGATGGGTTTCAAGCATTTATGGTCATTGAATGACAAAAATGAAATCTCAAGCATATGTTTGTAGATGCAGTAAAATCATCTCTCATTTACTCAAACTCACTCCTGCTCTCCTCACCAATTTTACAAGCTATTCATTTTAATGGAAGCTGCAACCTCCAAAGATAGTTCTGTGGCTTCAAGTCCTTTCCTTTCTCCCAATATCGGAGCCCTGCTCAAAATCAGGATCATATCATGGTCAGTACTTTCTTTCACCAAACTTAACTTTTATCCTATGTCTTACATCTTCTTGGATCTTATTTCAGGAGTCAAGAAACCGGTTTGCCTGTCACTGTTCGTGTTCGAATTGCTGATCGAACGTTCAACCTTCATAAGGTAACATTATCAAATTCAAAGGCAAAATATGCCACTTTTCAATTCAATGCACTTTTCAATTCAATGCTCTCCGTCGGGAGTAGACCTTCATATTTATTTCTGTTACTTGTAGAATCTGTTATGTTCAAGGAGTGGATATTTTAAGAAAAGATTGATCGAAACATCCGAGGTTGAGCTGCCACAAGAATTCCCTGGAGGGCCAGAAAGTTTTGAGATGATTTCTTTATTCATATATGGTTCTTCCACTTTGATTGACCCTTTCAACGTAGCAGCTCTGCGATGCGCAGCAGACTTCCTCCAAATGACAGAAGAGTATTGTTCGAGCAATCTCTGTGACCGGTTTGATCTCTATTTGAACCAAGTTGTCTTGCAAAGCTGGGATGACACC comes from the Euphorbia lathyris chromosome 5, ddEupLath1.1, whole genome shotgun sequence genome and includes:
- the LOC136229628 gene encoding probable serine/threonine-protein kinase WNK11 produces the protein MPAARPNVSDKDGEPFVEVDPTGRFGRYDDLLGAGAVKKVYRAFDQEEGIEVAWNQVRLRNFGEDPILMNRLRSEVQLLRSLKNKYIIVCYSVWLDEEHSKLNFITEICTSGNLRNYRRKHRHVSLKALKKWSKQVLEGLVYLHTHDPCIIHRDLNCSNIFVNGNIGQVKIGDLGFATIVGKSHAAHSIIGTPEFMAPELYEEDYTELVDIYSFGMCLLEMVTMEIPYSECDSVAKIYKKVTTGVKPQSLNNVEDPEVKAFIDKCIGEPKARPSASDLLRDSFFSELIDNETDVTHPDA